One region of Cyanobium sp. M30B3 genomic DNA includes:
- the cysC gene encoding adenylyl-sulfate kinase, with protein MTAAPANPAYGELTSQGNSTNIAWHHAAVTRDERAQQRGHRSAILWFTGLSGAGKSTLANAVNAALFERGLACYVLDGDNIRHGLCKDLGFSDADREENIRRIGEVAKLFVDAGVVALTAFVSPFKADRDKVRALVPAGDFIEIHCAADLGVCEQRDTKGLYAKARAGEIKEFTGISSPYEAPENPELKVDTGSQSLEESVEQVLAHLQAEGVIPQAN; from the coding sequence ATGACCGCCGCCCCCGCCAACCCCGCCTACGGCGAGCTCACCAGCCAGGGCAACAGCACCAACATCGCCTGGCACCACGCGGCCGTGACCCGCGACGAGCGGGCCCAGCAGCGAGGCCACCGCAGCGCCATCCTCTGGTTCACCGGTCTCAGCGGTGCCGGCAAGAGCACCCTGGCGAATGCTGTGAACGCCGCCCTGTTCGAGAGGGGGCTGGCCTGCTACGTGCTCGATGGCGACAACATCCGCCACGGACTCTGCAAGGACCTGGGCTTCTCCGATGCCGACCGGGAGGAGAACATCCGCCGCATCGGCGAGGTGGCCAAATTGTTCGTGGATGCGGGCGTGGTGGCGCTCACCGCCTTTGTGTCGCCCTTCAAGGCCGACCGCGACAAGGTGCGGGCCCTGGTGCCGGCAGGCGACTTCATCGAGATCCACTGCGCCGCCGACCTGGGCGTGTGCGAGCAGCGCGACACCAAGGGCCTCTACGCCAAGGCCCGCGCCGGCGAGATCAAGGAGTTCACCGGCATCTCCAGCCCCTATGAGGCCCCCGAGAACCCCGAGCTGAAGGTGGACACCGGCAGCCAGAGCCTGGAGGAGAGCGTGGAGCAGGTGCTCGCCCACCTGCAGGCCGAGGGGGTCATCCCCCAGGCGAACTGA
- a CDS encoding histone deacetylase produces MRPPLVYHPVYSAPLPSSHRFPMAKFRLLHDHLRQLDLARPEQLHQPLPIPRRALELVHSRTYHEGFSQDRLPAQAQRRIGLPATTPLVRRTWLAVGGTLLTARLALAHGLACHLAGGTHHAFPHYGSGFCIFNDVAVAARVLLAEGAVARLMVIDLDVHQGDGTAAIFAGDQRVFTLSAHAASNFPLRKQTSDHDLPLADGLDDDGYLAAVGRLLPELLEQVKPELVLYNAGVDPHRDDRLGRLALSDTGLLLRDRMVLEACLRRGIPVATVIGGGYDALPALVRRHGLVFRAAAETGLLLGL; encoded by the coding sequence GTGTATCACCCGGTCTATTCGGCGCCGTTGCCCAGCAGCCACCGCTTTCCGATGGCCAAGTTCCGGCTGCTGCACGACCATCTGCGCCAGCTGGATCTGGCCCGGCCGGAGCAACTGCACCAGCCGCTGCCGATCCCCCGGCGGGCCCTGGAACTGGTGCACAGCCGCACCTATCACGAGGGCTTCTCCCAGGACCGCCTGCCGGCCCAGGCCCAGCGCCGCATCGGCCTGCCCGCCACCACACCCCTGGTGCGCCGCACCTGGCTGGCGGTGGGGGGCACGCTGCTCACGGCCCGGCTGGCCCTGGCCCACGGGCTGGCCTGCCACCTGGCGGGGGGCACCCACCACGCCTTTCCCCACTACGGCAGCGGCTTCTGCATCTTCAACGACGTGGCCGTGGCGGCCCGGGTGCTGCTAGCGGAGGGGGCGGTGGCCCGGCTGATGGTGATCGACCTGGACGTGCACCAGGGCGACGGCACCGCCGCGATCTTCGCGGGAGATCAGCGCGTGTTCACCCTCTCGGCCCATGCCGCCAGCAACTTCCCGCTGCGCAAGCAGACCAGCGACCACGACCTGCCCCTGGCCGATGGCCTCGACGACGACGGCTATCTGGCGGCGGTGGGCCGGCTGCTGCCCGAGCTGCTGGAGCAGGTGAAGCCGGAGCTGGTGCTCTACAACGCCGGCGTCGATCCCCACCGCGACGATCGCCTCGGCCGACTGGCCCTCAGCGACACCGGCCTGCTGCTGCGCGACCGCATGGTGCTGGAGGCCTGCCTGCGGCGGGGCATCCCGGTGGCCACGGTGATCGGCGGCGGCTATGACGCCCTGCCGGCCCTGGTGCGGCGCCATGGCCTGGTGTTCCGGGCGGCGGCGGAGACGGGCCTGCTGCTGGGGCTTTGA